The following coding sequences lie in one Alloacidobacterium dinghuense genomic window:
- the tsaA gene encoding tRNA (N6-threonylcarbamoyladenosine(37)-N6)-methyltransferase TrmO: MFVPKPIGFVSSPYKNSSEIPKGLHTKHDAEGVLKVLREFELGLTDIEGFSHLYVLWEFDRSDSFELLGSPPFDERPHGVFATRSPRRPNPIGLTVVELLGRNNEELHVRGVDMLDGTPILDIKPYMSSVPVENLRRGWLAEAEERKARMNL; encoded by the coding sequence ATGTTTGTTCCGAAGCCAATCGGATTTGTGAGCAGCCCCTATAAGAATTCGTCTGAAATTCCGAAAGGTCTGCACACCAAGCACGATGCAGAGGGAGTCCTTAAGGTTCTGAGAGAGTTTGAACTCGGGCTCACGGACATTGAGGGGTTTTCGCACCTGTATGTGCTTTGGGAGTTCGATCGCTCGGATAGTTTTGAATTGCTGGGATCGCCTCCTTTTGATGAGCGGCCACATGGGGTGTTTGCCACGCGGTCACCGCGACGGCCAAATCCTATCGGCCTTACTGTGGTGGAGTTGCTTGGCCGCAACAATGAGGAGTTGCATGTTCGCGGCGTCGATATGCTGGATGGCACTCCGATTCTCGATATCAAGCCTTACATGTCGAGCGTTCCTGTGGAGAATCTGCGACGCGGGTGGCTGGCCGAGGCTGAGGAGCGCAAGGCCAGGATGAACCTGTGA
- a CDS encoding CAP domain-containing protein: MHQSPVIMRVRHFILLVLLAVITTQAQQLPNDQQQKLLNLTNQARTDQGLQPLHWDPSLAAAAQAHAQKMFDQRSLSHQLPGEPDLRARAAQAGAHFREVAENVAMGNGAEGVQKEWMNSPPHRANILDPKLTDIGIGVVEHAGYWYAVVDFDSAVQNMDSNQIEQKVAALVRDRGVDPSRPPDAARKDCAVEEGDVSGTHALFVMRWESSSLDRLPAPLEQRLATGRYKIASVGACGGQQAANQGFTTYRLAVLLY; encoded by the coding sequence ATGCATCAAAGTCCAGTGATTATGCGCGTACGACACTTCATCCTCTTGGTTTTACTGGCCGTAATCACAACACAGGCCCAGCAACTCCCGAACGACCAGCAACAAAAGCTTCTTAACCTGACAAATCAGGCTCGAACCGACCAAGGTCTCCAGCCTCTGCACTGGGACCCGTCGCTCGCTGCCGCCGCTCAGGCCCATGCGCAAAAGATGTTCGACCAGCGCTCGCTCTCGCATCAGCTTCCCGGTGAACCAGACCTGCGGGCACGCGCTGCCCAGGCAGGAGCACATTTCCGTGAAGTTGCCGAGAACGTCGCCATGGGCAACGGTGCTGAAGGCGTGCAGAAAGAGTGGATGAACTCACCCCCGCACCGCGCCAACATTCTGGACCCCAAACTCACGGACATCGGCATCGGTGTCGTCGAGCACGCCGGATATTGGTACGCTGTCGTCGACTTCGACAGCGCTGTCCAGAACATGGACTCAAATCAGATTGAGCAGAAAGTCGCCGCCCTCGTGCGCGACCGCGGCGTCGATCCCTCCCGTCCGCCGGATGCCGCCCGCAAAGACTGTGCCGTAGAAGAAGGCGACGTAAGCGGCACGCACGCGCTCTTCGTCATGCGCTGGGAAAGCTCCAGCCTTGATCGGCTGCCCGCTCCACTCGAACAGCGCCTCGCCACGGGTCGCTACAAGATAGCATCCGTAGGAGCATGCGGCGGCCAGCAGGCGGCGAATCAGGGTTTCACCACTTATCGACTCGCGGTTTTGCTCTACTGA
- a CDS encoding FtsB family cell division protein, translating to MKQATQNPNLIRVAGFAYRMRRRIATAAAVVLAVFLGYHVIFGRNGVTAYQEKRLEDKDLQKQIQQLQDENGRMKDHVDHLQNDPDAIEHEARARLHYTRPGEVIYTLNDKPADKTSVPTAK from the coding sequence GTGAAACAGGCAACACAAAATCCGAACCTCATCCGTGTTGCGGGATTTGCTTACCGCATGCGCCGCCGCATTGCCACGGCCGCCGCCGTTGTCCTTGCCGTATTTCTCGGTTACCACGTCATATTCGGCCGGAATGGCGTCACAGCATACCAAGAGAAGCGCCTCGAAGACAAAGATCTTCAAAAGCAGATCCAGCAACTGCAGGACGAGAACGGCCGCATGAAGGACCATGTCGATCACCTGCAGAACGATCCGGACGCTATCGAGCACGAAGCGCGCGCCCGTCTCCATTACACACGACCCGGCGAGGTCATCTACACCCTCAACGACAAGCCAGCCGATAAAACCTCGGTCCCGACAGCAAAATAG
- the cutA gene encoding divalent-cation tolerance protein CutA, with amino-acid sequence MEPYRVVLTTVSSAEEAKRIAHSLVEERLAACVNITGDAESVYRWEGKVENAEEILLLIKTRVEKIKALEEAVRRLHSYDVPEFVILKVDGGSPAYLKWMDESLE; translated from the coding sequence ATGGAGCCTTATCGAGTTGTTCTTACTACCGTGTCCTCGGCCGAGGAGGCGAAACGGATCGCCCACTCGCTGGTCGAAGAACGGCTGGCGGCTTGCGTGAATATTACCGGCGACGCCGAATCCGTATATCGGTGGGAGGGCAAGGTCGAAAATGCGGAGGAGATCCTGCTGCTGATCAAGACCCGTGTGGAAAAGATCAAGGCACTTGAGGAAGCCGTGCGCAGGCTGCACTCTTACGATGTGCCGGAATTTGTGATCTTAAAGGTGGATGGGGGCAGCCCGGCCTATCTGAAGTGGATGGATGAATCTCTCGAATAG
- a CDS encoding biotin transporter BioY: MAQTSASSAVASSSRTYSSVRWIASIVAGSALVAICAHVSVPLFFTPVPMTLQPFAVLLLGLLLDPMAAFAALALYLVEGASGLPVFTPQGPGGMLQLMGPTGGYLMSYPFVATVVSFLYRKLSGRRFASGLIAATAGDVLILASGAMWMAVVTHQHFSTLLSLSVVPFLPGDALKVCAAAAIAAGWLRVRRIEETVGR; this comes from the coding sequence ATGGCACAGACCTCAGCATCCTCTGCCGTCGCCAGCAGTTCACGCACGTATTCCTCTGTTCGCTGGATTGCCTCGATCGTTGCGGGTAGCGCGCTGGTGGCGATTTGCGCCCATGTGTCGGTGCCTCTGTTCTTTACCCCCGTGCCGATGACGCTGCAGCCCTTTGCGGTACTGTTGCTGGGGTTATTGCTGGATCCGATGGCGGCTTTTGCGGCGCTGGCGCTGTACCTGGTGGAAGGCGCTTCAGGATTGCCCGTGTTTACGCCGCAGGGGCCGGGCGGGATGCTGCAATTGATGGGTCCGACGGGCGGATATCTGATGTCGTATCCATTCGTTGCGACAGTCGTGAGTTTCCTGTATCGCAAGCTGAGCGGACGGCGGTTTGCATCCGGATTGATCGCCGCGACGGCAGGTGATGTGCTCATTCTAGCGTCGGGCGCCATGTGGATGGCGGTAGTGACGCACCAGCATTTTTCAACATTGCTTTCTCTTTCAGTGGTCCCCTTTCTTCCCGGTGATGCGCTCAAAGTTTGTGCCGCTGCGGCAATCGCTGCAGGATGGCTGCGTGTGCGTAGAATAGAAGAGACGGTTGGCCGCTGA